From Trichomycterus rosablanca isolate fTriRos1 chromosome 18, fTriRos1.hap1, whole genome shotgun sequence, the proteins below share one genomic window:
- the LOC134332408 gene encoding spindlin-Z, which produces MKTPFGKNASQRSRADAGPPGVSANMMKKKNSHKKHKTTVGPTKVSQPRRNIVGCRIQHIWKEGSGAASQWKGTVLDQVPVNPSLYLIKYDGFDCVYGLELHKDERVQGLEVLPDRVASTRISDAHLADTMIGKAVEHMFETEEGSKDEWRGMVLARAPIMTTWFYITYEKDPVLYMYQLLDDYKDGDLRIMPDSNDSPPAEREPGEVVDSLVGKQVEYAKEDGSKRTGMVIHQVEAKPSVYFIKFDDDFHIYVYDLVKTS; this is translated from the exons ATGAAGACCCCATTCGGGAAGAACGCATCCCAGCGATCCAGAGCTGATGcag GACCTCCTGGAGTCTCTGCAAATATGATGAAGAAAAAGAATTCCCACAA AAAACACAAGACCACCGTTGGGCCCACCAAAGTGTCCCAACCCCGCCGAAATATCGTCGGCTGCCGCATTCAGCATATCTGGAAGGAGGGCAGCGGAGCAGCGTCGCAGTGGAAGGGCACAGTATTAGACCAAGTTCCAGTCAACCCGTCCCTCTATCTGATCAAGTATGATGGGTTTGACTGCGTGTATGGCCTGGAGCTGCACAAAGACGAGCGAGTTCAGGGACTGGAAGTCCTGCCGGACCGTGTAG CTTCCACGCGCATCAGCGATGCCCACCTGGCAGACACGATGATAGGCAAGGCAGTCGAGCACATGTTCGAGACAGAAGAAGGCTCAAAGGACGAGTGGCGGGGAATGGTACTAGCCCGAGCACCAATCATGACCACGTGGTTTTATATCACTTATGAAAAGGACCCGGTACTATACATGTATCAGCTGCTCGACGACTACAAAGATGGAGACTTGAGGATCATGCCAGACTCGA ACGACTCCCCTCCGGCAGAGCGTGAACCAGGAGAGGTGGTGGACAGCCTGGTGGGCAAGCAGGTGGAGTATGCCAAAGAGGATGGCTCCAAACGGACTGGCATGGTAATCCACCAGGTGGAGGCCAAGCCCTCcgtgtattttatcaagttcgACGACGACTTTCACATTTATGTGTACGACTTGGTGAAAACGTCATAG
- the nxnl2 gene encoding nucleoredoxin-like protein 2, with translation MAEVFAGRLLVNKDGDLVDPEEALRNKVVGLYFSAGWCPPCRDFTPLLCDFYTELVEESEPPAQFEIVFISSDKSTEDMVEYYHEMHGDWLSLPWNDQYKHELKKRYNITAVPKLVIVKENGQVITDKGRKQIRDQGLACFRSWLEVAEIFQNFKC, from the exons ATGGCTGAAGTTTTTGCGGGCCGCTTACTTGTAAATAAAGACGGAGACCTGGTGGACCCTGAAGAGGCTCTCCGGAATAAAGTAGTGGGTTTGTATTTCTCCGCTGGCTGGTGCCCGCCTTGTCGAGACTTCACCCCGCTTCTGTGTGACTTCTATACAGAGCTGGTGGAAGAAAGTGAACCTCCTGCTCAGTTCGAGATAGTCTTTATTTCATCTGATAAATCCACTGAAGACATGGTGGAATATTATCATGAAATGCATGGAGACTGGCTTTCTCTGCCCTGGAATGACCAGTACAAACA TGAATTGAAAAAGAGGTACAACATCACAGCTGTCCCCAAGCTGGTGATTGTGAAGGAGAATGGGCAGGTGATCACTGACAAAGGCCGGAAGCAGATCCGAGATCAAGGCCTGGCCTGCTTTAGGAGTTGGTTGGAGGTGGCTGAAATCTTCCAAAACTTTAAATGCTAG